The genome window AAATGTTCACTCGATTAAAAAAACTATTCACTCGATTTCAAGAAAATGTTCGCTTGATTTTAAATAAAAGTTCACTCGGTTTCATAAAAATGTTTAGTcgattctaaaaattgttcatCGCTTCGATAAAATGTTCACTCGATTTAAAAAAAAAGTTCATCGCTTTGAAAAAATGTTCACTCGATTTGAAAAAAACCGTTCACTCGATTCCAAGAAAATTTTCGCTTGATTCTAAAAATAATTCActcggtttcaaaaaaaaaaatgttcacTTGATTTCTTAAAAATGTTCAACGCTTCAATAAAATGTTCACTCGATTTAAAAAACATGTTCATTTGATTTAAAAAAATATTCATTGCTTTGACAAAATGTTCACCCCGATTTCCAAAAAAGTTCACCGCTTCGAAAAAAATGTTCACcggattcaaaaaatgttcactcGATTTCAAAAAAATGTTCATTGATTTGATAAAATGTTCCGTCTACTTCAAAAAATGTTCACTTGATTTTAAAAAATATCGCCCTTCGAAAAAATGTTCATTGGATTTCAAAAAATGATCACTTGATTTCAAGATAGTGGTCATCGCTTCGAGTATATTCACCAATGTCAAAGTATATTCACATGGCTTAAATATTTATGTCCAGCCGTTTTCGAAAAAAATTCTCcagattaaaaaaatgttcattagtttgaaaaaaatatttcaaTAAATTTTCAGTTAGTTTCACGTCTACTTAATTTTCAAGCTAATTAATAGTGCAtttttcaaaagaaaagaaacagtccAATAAACAGTAAAAGATATGTTTTCAGCAATGAGGAAAGAACATTACGCAACCTGAGCGAATACATTTTAGAGCGTTGTCTTTTTTTCCTTCAGTTGTACCAAATAGTTAGTGACGTGTGCAACCGAGAACGAGAAACAGTAAGCAGACAAAAACGTACCTGCTATTTGGTCGCTTCCGGTACGGCCCATGAAAAGATGCCTTCAGGCGGTGCATCGCTCGCTCCCGCTAAGAGCGGGATATAGGCGCTCCCGGAATGAGACGTGGCCTGACCAAGTCGATCAATGCAATCACGTTTACGGGCCAGAACCCAGAAAGTAGCCCAGTTCACCTCCTCCCTCTTAATTCGGAAAAAAAATGGCGAGCTTTCGGGCCGGCCCGAGCCGAGCCTGCCAAGCTAAAAGCCCTCGACGGTCCGGAAAACTGGGCTCGGCTCGGTCTGCTCTTCTGCAGGCCGAGCTCAATTTGGGCCGAGCCACGAAAAGCTCGGGCCGAGCCAAAAACTCGGCCCGTACATCCAGCCTTACTCCCGCGTGCTCACTTCGTTTTCACATGCACTGGCGGGTTAAATTttgccttcctacagctctacatgcATGACTGCCCACCTAGCTAGCTTCCTTGCCTCGTCCGAGTTGCCCGCAGTCCACCTTCTCTTCTTGCCATGCAAATATTCTCTCACATGGGTTGGACCACAACTgtactactacctctgtctatttttagatgtcaaaagtttgtctaaattcgaatgtatctagacattttttTAAACAGATACATCCAAATGTATATGAACCACTGGACATCTattaatggacggagggagtactataaatTGCTACTCTACTAGCAGTTGTATCCTACAGGTGGTAGAGTGCAAAACACATGTAGCTAAAGAAACAATGTTATGAAACTTAGCTGTTCATTAAAGTTGTTCTACACCGTATTACGCACACGAAGAAAATGTTAATTGCGACGCCCATTTAGTACtacaattttttatttatttcctaTAACAGTAATATATTAGTGATGTAattgttgtttcttgttaaaaTCATTGTTGGCATTTTGTTGTAAACACCAAACTTATTTGTACTTTTTGTTCTCaattatttgttgtaaatatggtGTTGATTTGTTGTAAAAACTAGAacaataccccgcgcgttgcagcggatatCTCTTTAAGAAATCTAATAAAACACATAAAACTTGGTTTATAGAATATAAAATATTTAGTTGGCCATAGGAGTTGAGACACTAAATTTAATAGCCATGAAATGAATAGGTATTTGAAAATTTAAAGATCATCGTATTCCATAGGTGTACGTGATTGATTTAGATACGGTAaagaataaaataatattgatGGCTTGCATGAAAAATGCATGCACATTGCCACATGTTTTTTAAAATATCATATGTGGTTACATATAAGAGCACATAATTAACATTGAGATTGAGTTTAATTTGCAAAGAGTTCTCTTTTCGTTGTCAAACTATTTCGATGTTCAAGTTAAACATGACTTAACTATGTAATGATATAACATGAGGGTGCGATATTATCAATAACGGAAAACAAAAGATGACATTGCTAGTTTAATGGTTAAAAATAGATGCATGTAGAGATAGATAATAAATAAGAACTATTAGTGGAATGAGGTGGACAAATGATTGGCTAAGGGAATaggtgatgtggatagcttgcatgttgagatagaaaAATATTAATTACATTTAGTGGGGTTTTGTTTTATTAGAAGTATAGATATTATTGGCATGTGATTTTTTTAGTGATagaattgttgttttctgttaAAATAGTTGCTACctatttgttgtaaacacccaaattatttggagtttttgttgttaattattattgtaaatatgGTGTTGATTGCTCTATTCTCATTGTGCATTTTCTTTTCTTAACGATTTTCACGATTTTATTTCTCCGGGACCATCGATGTTAGTGTGTTGTCACGTTCATCTTTTACAATCCGTTTACTCGCTGGTTATTGGATCTTTCTGGTTGTCCAGCTATACAATTTTACTACGCTGGTAAAGGCAAAGCATCCAGGGTTTTCCAGGCCGTTAATTCCAATTGCTCCTGACGATACCAAAGCTACCGGTTACTAGGATCGTGATCCGCATCGTAATATCATATAGGATCCGCATCGTAATATAGTTGTGCAACTGTTTGCATCGATCACACATAGTAGGACAGTAACAGCAATAATAGGTAATGCTATAAGTGAGATATGTGGTCCAGAACAATGATCCTTAGTCTACTGAAATACCCTGATTTTGtgctttttttaaaataatacgattttaaaatattttcataAATAGTACATGAATTTGATTTATTCTTTTGAATCTAGGACCCGATTGGCCGTCCTGCAACCGACCATGCCCAATCGGCAGTTCAGCTGCCGACTAGGCTCAATCAGCGCAGCGGCTGCCGACCAGACCCAATTAGCCGGTCGGTTGCCGACTAGGTTCTGGCGTGACTGCGTTCACCACCCTGTCGTAAGGACGAGGAGGCCGACCAAGATCCAGTGCAGCGCCGGTCACCGCCGATGACAGGGTGGTGGAGCATGGGGGTGCTAGCACGGGGCGCATGGCGGAGGCCCTCAGTTGCGGCGATTGGCCATGAGATCGAGGACACTGTGTGGGGGCGGAGGGGCTCGTTTGCGGCGCATGACTGCGAGCTCGCTGGTCCTTGTAGTGCTCGGCAGGTGGCCTGCCGATTGGACCTTGTGGGATAAGATTAGTTATGAGCAGTTTATATTTATCCTCTTATGTAATCCGAATCATCATGAACTAGAAAATTGATTTTACAGGGCGAATATTATTTGATTGCATGTTAGAAAAACAAAAGAGCCTCTCTAAGGTGTTTGTGTGATCGAACAGGAAAGCACTTTCTATGAAGTGCCTCTTTGATTCAATTTTTTATAGGAGTATTGAAGATCTATAGTCcattgaaattaattttttttcTCCGGAGCTAGTTGGTTCGTAGGATTAAGAATCATATGTACTTTTCTTCGGTTTGCTTTATATGCAATTCTAAAAGAATTTCCCATTGACTCTTTCTTTTTTCGTTGCTGAAACTACGATACAATCCCCCTATCCAAAACTAAGTGATTCCACCTTTTatagatacatatatatctaAACGCTAAAATCACATCTAGATGCAACTGTATCTAGATAGAAGTTAAGTCTAGTCCTTTGGAAGAATTTCTTGTTTTTTCCCACGACACAACCAATTGACATGCATTCGGTTCTAGAATGGCGTGGAATAGAATGGAATTGAATGGTTAAGTTCTAGAGGAATGGAATGATTCCAACAACGTGTTCGGTTTGGATAAAAAAAAGGAACGGAATCGTACCctttttttgttcggttgggggaATTAGAGAGGAGAACGGAATGAGGTTAAGCTAATATTTTACCTCAAAATCATAATTAACAATAGCAAATGACCTTTTTAATATTAAAATCATAATTAACGGCGTCTAATGACCTTTTAAATCAAAATCATAACTAACAttgtttttgttcggttggggaaTTTGAGAGCAAAATGAAATGAGGTTAAACTTTTATCTTTtatctcaaaatcgtaattaacattgaCTAATAGCCTTTTTAGTCTCAAAATCATAATTAACAACGGGTAATTATTTTTCGACTAGATTAACATCGGCTAATTAACAACCGTTTCACTACATTCCATCGAATCGGTGGAATGGATACATTTTGCATATAGGAAGAATATTCCTTTTGAGAAACTACTCGGGTTCGTTTCATTCAATAACCAAACACAAGAATTGGCTCTAGGTTTTCCATTCCACAACAACACAAGAGTTGGCTTGGGTGCGAAATGGTTCTGTCCCTTGAACACACACTTACATTTTTTGCATGCTTCGTTTTTAAAATTCTCACGATATGCTTATCAGAGAGGAGGTCGGTGCACCAAATTAATTAATTAGTCAATCGACTGTACCAGCTGTGACCTCAATTGACGCGCATCAAATGGAATCGAACGGAAAATTCAACACGACAATTTGAGCGGAATGATAAGCAGACATCTCGACAATGTTGCAGCAAAGAGTAGAATCAAGTCCAAAGATCTGAGCTTGTAATTGGTTCATTTATACATACATCTGAGCTTTGTAatttacaaaaagaaaaaaaaagagaaaaaactatACAGATCGGGGAGCGTCGCGTTGGGGACGAAGGGGGAGGGATCAACCGAAAAACCAGATCCCTCCCTTCTTCATCTCCAACCTCTCCTCCATGAGGACGGACGAAGCGGGGGAGCTTTGTAATTTACAAGAAGAAGAAACAGCTATGCACACGCGCACTGGCACACACCAAGAACGGGCAAGTACGTGGTAGTGCCGGCGAGTTGTCTGGGTAGGTTCTCTGCGGCCATGGAGACCGGCCGGTGGCCTATGCTGTGCGTGCGAGGCGGGATGCGATAGCGGAGTGATACATGGCGTCGTGGAAGCTGTCCATCTCCGCCATCCGCGCGCGCAGCTGCCGCGCCTTCTCCTCCGTCAGGCCGCCCGCGAACGgcctcgccgccttctcctcctcgacctcctccaccaccggtgCCGCGGTCTCGATGTAGTCTGCCCGCCCTGACCACCCGACCAGCGGCGCCCACCACTTGCCTCCCTTGGGGGCTCTCGTGCGCAGACGCTTGGCGCCCGCGGAGGCCGATGCGACGACGGTGGCGCGCGGCCGGAATGTCGTGGTTGTCACcgatgggcggacggagaaggaGACGGCTGCAGCTGCTGACGGTGTCATCGCCATTGGTTTGCTCGGTCGCTTGCTTCGCTCTGCGGGGTTGCTTCGGGCTAGGTGAGAGAGATGAGGAGGGGTTGAGAGCAGTTGAGCTGTGAGTTGGTGAAATGGAGCTGGAGGTGGCCGGGAATTTATAATGGCGCAGGGGAAGAGGGAGTGGTGGTGGATAGAGACGCCGCGTTGGGTGGAGGCGGAATCCATGACGAGAGACGCGTGACGTGTGGCCGCGTGGACTGGCCGTTGCGGGCGCGGTGGTTTCATTGCCACGAGGGTGACGTTCTTCGGCACCGTCGTCCCGGAGAAAATTTTCCGATCGGGACTCATGCACGCGCCGTACGAGTAGTAAAATTTGGAGGCGCGCAAAGGTTTTTTTTTACTAGCGGCCGCCTAGGGTTCACCGATGCTCCCAGCGCCCCGCACGCCTAAATGGACCATGGAAAATGGCATCGATATTATTTCCTTCCTCCAAAAATAATTGACTCAATTAATTTTAGTGCCCATCTAGATAAagctaagttaattaatttaggaaaaataaaatatttaggGTGCTAAATTAAGCAGTTTAACTTTATCTATGTGGCTGGCGTGGCCTCTCGGTCTGCGTGAGGGTGGAGAGTAGGGTGTTGTTGGATTCTTGGACTTGGAGAGTCATGCCATTCTACCATTTCGAGATTGCAAAGTGATGTCATTAAATGGTGTAACTTTAGGATGAACTAGGCCGGTTTTATGTTAAGAAAGCTATATATACCATAATTACGAGAACTTAATCAATTGGTGGTGGCGGTGGGACATGCAACATCATACCTCTCTCATAGAGATCTAGAAGCCTACAACCTAACAATTCGGTTATATAAAAGATGGTTTGGAGAACGTTAATCTCGGTATCGTGTTCATAATGTTCCACGATACCACGTGTGTGTGTGCATCGGTAGTCCTCCATTTGGAACGCCTGCACGACGGCTAGCTTTGCATCACAGAGAGCTACAAATATCACATCATCAACCGTGGGGAAACTTCAAATGGAGGCCaatctacatgtagctctttatttttaaacACTCAGAATTCGTGTTTTCAAAGGTTCAAAAAATCCGAACCAAAATTCCGCAGATAGCTAATTATGTGTACTATagtggtgtaaaatctcaatacaaactacttcaTATTCTAGGCTAAACAAAAAATAACAAATTCTAGCAAATTTTATAGTGACTAGTACATAATGGAAGACAATAAAATTTATCAAGTTTTGTCAGTTTTGTAtagcctagaatacaaattaATTTGCATTGAAAATTTACACCAAtgtagcatacatcattggcctcctctagaattttattttgaaatttttaaaattttaaatataaatttaattgtttgaaaataaagagatACATGTAGCTCGACCTCTAAAACGCAACACTCATCAAAGGTGTTCCTATAATGGTGGATAATTGAAAACGGTGTAATGCTGGTACATTCAACAAACACCTCATTGGCAAGCTTTGCATCCAGAACAAAGCAGACATTAAGGTGGGAGGCGCCGTACTACGTCGCACACCCGATTAAGGTGTCTCTTGCGTGGATCTTTtgtttgcatttttttttttgcaaatgttGTCTTTTAGTGAATGAATAGTTGCGTCCCTACATATTATAAAAACAACCCAAAATCTATTTCTTGCCTGGGCTCTATGTTGTCTACCGCGGTGCTCACCCTTCTCTTGCGTCGGATCTCCATCGGGCGGGCCCGACAAAGCGGCGCATCCAGACAAAAAGTGACACCGGTGTTTTCCCTTCCCATCGTTTTTCCTATTTGGCCAACTCTCCCGAGCTCATCCCCATTCCCGTCCTCTCTCTTGCCCGCACCAAGCGCATGCTCGATTTCCAGCTCTTATTCCTCCTTGTGGGCGGCGAGCGGTTCGGCGGGAAGTCCTGGAGGCGGTCATGCTGGGCGGCGGAGAAGTGCGGAGGACATTGGACGGCGCCGAAGACCGGATCGACTCGCCTGAGCGGTGGAGGGGTTGGATTCGGCTGCGCGAGCCCGCGAATCGACGTTTCTGAGGTTGCTCCGTCATTGAGAGTATTCGGAGATGGAGAATCAGCGACGCGCACCGGCGAATCGACCAGTTCGAGGCTGGTGAGTGCTGCGACCCCCCTCGTTTGTCTGGCGTTGTTATTCGACGAGATGCTTGTAGTCACGATTTATGCTTGTTTTCATGGAGTTGATCATTACACATCTCATGGTACTGCTTATCTTCTATTAGTAGGTGCATAATCGAGATAATTTCTACATGTACCAAACTGTGTGTGGTTAAATCGTTTTGACATGCAACAATTGTGCGGTAATAAAACTTTGTAAACCATGTAAATTTGAATCAAAACTTACATACATGATAGCAGATTTACATGGACAATATGTTTTTTTACACACAGCTGTTCATGTGTGTCGGTTATACTTTACACAGTCAAATGCATGTAAATATCGCCTAGTTTTTACATGTTGGAGATGTTTTTTACACGCAGTAGTTCATGAGTTTTGGTCAGACTTTTATGCAGTCAGTACATGTAAATTTCGCCTAGTACATACATAGGGGAGATTGTTTTTTACATGCAGTAGGTCCTGTGTTTCGGTAAAACATATACTCAGTTAGCACATGTAAATTTCGCCTAGTACTTACATAGGGGAGATTGTTTTTTACATGCAGTAGCTCTAGTGTTTCGGTAAAACATATACTCAGTCAGCAGATGTAACTTTTCCTAGTACTTACATAGGGGAGATTGTTTTTTACATGCAGTAGCTCTTGTGTTTCGGTTAAACATATACTCAGTCGGCACATGTAAATTTCGCCTAGTACTTACATAGGGGAGATTGTTTTTTACATGCAGTAGCTCCTGTGTTAGTTCTTACATGTAGTAATGTACATGTGGGGTGATTCAATTTTCTGTGTAAACCATGAAAGTTTTTGCCAGTAGTTATAACCATGGGATTATTCTTACATGCGGCTCTCATGTACCAATATTTGGTAACTAGAACATTTTTGTCTACCAGCTCTCTTTATTTTGACTCTGTATATAGCAGCAACATTTTACTTTTCTGAAGTGTGGTGCTAATGTTTTTTACAGGACACATCATGGCAATTTTGCATATACCCAGATCAATGAATGTATATTATATTGCAGTTTAGCCATCGCTCTGATCTTTTGTTACATGTGAGCAGTAAATTGTTACCCATAAACTTGTTTCTCCCATGTGACATCAAACATTCAATACATCAATAAACGTTGTGACATGCCACTCTGGCCTCTTCTTTTAATACTAAGACACGCTTTGCAGTTGGTCTTTTTGGTTATGCTACGGATTCACTGCCTTAGAGGTGGTGCTTCCTGCATGTTGATGTCTTCATTTTACCACTCTTATTGTAGACAAAAAGCTGTCTGTCCTTTGCGCCACCCACAACAGAATTCCTAGAGGTGCTGGACTTGATGAAAAAACCAACATGTTTAGCATATCAGTAATAGTACATCCTTGTGCCCTCCAAGTTTTGAAAAATCATCGGTGGATGAGGTTTCTCTATTGGAGTTAGATTTGGCGTTGACTGAACCTCTTTTTCTCCACTTGAATCATCACTTGATAGGGTATGCCCAGTTTCCAGTATTGTTACCAGAACCATGTATATTGCCTGTCGATTCTTCTCCCTGGCATGTAAGATCCTCAACATTGTTGTTCATCACATTATGACCACCTTGAACATCTTGTGTTGGATTGTTTAGGTCGATACCTGCATTTGGAAACCAGAAATCCGTCCTTGCATAACATAGCACTAGTTAATTTCGTGATTTAAAATGTCTGCAAAATTTTACATTCTAACATGCTTCTTCATAAGTAGCTACGAAAGTATTATATTTTCAAGTATGGATCAATAGTTGCATTTTATAAACCACAAAACGCAACACCCTACTAATGTTGGTGTCTTGGCTTCAATTTTATTGCAGTTCATGCAAACAGGAATCCATAATATGAAGACCTACATGCATAAATCTTCCACAACTTCCTGGAAGAAAATTATACATGCTGTTTCTTGTTGGCCAGGCTTCATGAAATCTTTCTTACATCTAGCCTGAGGTGTGGTGAATCAAGCTGTAACTTCCATACCTGTTTGCAGTAGATTCTTCGGTGGCTGTAGATCCTGACCGTGCTTCCCTATTTGTTTCGATTTTGAGTTTTggttgcctgtaacttctttaccCGAAGACTGCTCAAGCCATGGAGATCCTAGCCGCTGccggatggaggaagaagaggtagCAGGCAGGGTTGGTTGGAAACTTGGAATCTTTGTAAGGATATTTATTTTGTTACATCTGTCGATTGGATCTGGTCTACCCGCTCGCAGTCTTTCGTGTGGACGCGCGCGTCCTGGCCGGAAAAGGATGCTTTCTATTTTCGGTTAGTTGTCGCTTTCAACTTTTGGCTCCACTATCTATTTTGGGAAATAACCAGGTTCGGACAGGGGGGCACCGCATACGACTACCTGGTAACCGCGCACCGTCTAGCGGCGtccaaaaaataaaacaaattcacACCATCTTTATATCTGGTAGTTACGGTAATCCCGGTGCCATCTAGTTCGTGGCTACACATTGGAATGTTATAATTCGAGCAGAGCTGGTCCATAGGTCGGGCAAACATGGCGACCTCCCCCAAACACTCAAGAGGAGGACggccttagagcatgtctaacaggctccCTAAAAAACTGATCCATATCGCGCGAGTAGAGGATCCTGTATTCGGTTTTTACAAGGCCGAAAACAGAATATTTTGATATGACATCCCAGTGGACTATACCaatgagtaccttcgcattggtcTACAAACAACCACGAATTTTATGCGTATGTTTGCTAAGATGGTGAACAAGTTGTATGGTGCAACGTATCTCCGAGTTCCGAACGAGCAAGATACAAAGAGACTCATGGAGATGAATGAAAAGGGGATTGCCCGGGGATGCTTAGTAGCTTCGAGTGCATGCATTGGATATGGTTCTGTTTTACGGCTTGGAAATACGGGTACTGATATTTCCCACGCGATTTCGGCCCGTAAAAACTGGGTTTTATCATATTTTGCATATCATAACCAATACAACCATCATAGTGAATACAAGTTTCAAAGAACACAATAATCATCaaaattattacaataatgtttttcgAAACTGACAACAAATGTTCGAATCGAACAATGAAATAAATAACTAATGTTCACGCAATCAAaaaaataacaaatgtttcaTTTCACACATACAAGAATAGCAAACGAATGTAATAAATCATTGGTCATGCAACTGCCAGTGGTGATCGatcagatcttgggtgagctggtgatgagtctcgacATCTTCAATGCTGCGATGCGCTGCAGGAAAAGCTTCAAACCGATCATGGTTCCTCTCGGGTTACACTCGGATGTCAAAATTGTCATAAAAACATGGCAAGTTTAACCCTCTCTCATCTTCaaggatcatgttgtgaagaatctgttgacgtcagaaaccccctggcgggcagagacgggcaacacagtagagccgggaacaactagggctgcggctggccccagtccctcagagcaacggcccgcaaagcctcctggtcacacgtccgatgctatcgcaagggcgtgccacctgacctatacctggtcggggaaggtgttgatgatgcctcgcttagtttcctgcatggcatacacgtaaacattaaatacgagcctcgatcggctctcaggttatcctgtgaatcggctcaaagagccgatccacccatgattcgaacgaggtgtctgaatatatggtggtcctgcttgatcaagataaagctaattagatctacgacgatttagggttttcaccgcataatcggatcatcctattcacgattgggcctcgcgctcgcgcacggtgaccgtaagccgatcctagacagggcctaaaaac of Lolium rigidum isolate FL_2022 unplaced genomic scaffold, APGP_CSIRO_Lrig_0.1 contig_320_1, whole genome shotgun sequence contains these proteins:
- the LOC124680973 gene encoding uncharacterized protein LOC124680973 yields the protein MAMTPSAAAAVSFSVRPSVTTTTFRPRATVVASASAGAKRLRTRAPKGGKWWAPLVGWSGRADYIETAAPVVEEVEEEKAARPFAGGLTEEKARQLRARMAEMDSFHDAMYHSAIASRLARTA